From a region of the Microscilla marina ATCC 23134 genome:
- a CDS encoding leucine-rich repeat domain-containing protein — MSSDAGQVRLAFYLMKGTGVPSKLLPIIKAHYQALCFETGLMFPLHSLRALYISGVCLAGVSPEIGKLKKLRELCIENCDLEQLPPDIGQLKRLKVCWLRWNNLHQLPATIGRLTQLTELQLDDNRLRALPARLNRLQKLKILYAKYNQLTELPKEITQLRGLQELNLSYNHINALPLDWQTLTQLKKLHLYNNNLSNLPDSIGYLARLKILRVQNNVLRGVPASLGKLQQLEELSIQNNQIQQLPASLGHLPSLKRLNVNDNLLTYLPDSFQNLVNLEHLYLRGNQLSKKNRETIQGWFPHISIHF, encoded by the coding sequence TTGAGTAGTGATGCAGGTCAAGTTCGCCTGGCTTTTTATTTAATGAAAGGTACAGGTGTACCAAGCAAGTTACTACCGATCATAAAAGCACATTACCAGGCGTTGTGTTTCGAAACCGGGCTCATGTTTCCTTTACATTCTTTGAGAGCATTGTACATATCAGGAGTGTGTTTGGCGGGTGTATCGCCTGAGATAGGCAAGCTTAAAAAATTAAGAGAGTTATGTATAGAAAACTGCGACCTTGAGCAATTACCCCCAGACATAGGGCAACTCAAAAGGCTGAAAGTTTGCTGGCTCCGTTGGAACAACTTACACCAATTGCCTGCGACTATTGGTCGGCTTACCCAGCTTACCGAGCTCCAGCTAGACGATAACCGATTGCGGGCTTTACCTGCCAGGCTAAACAGACTACAAAAGCTTAAAATTTTATATGCAAAGTATAATCAATTGACAGAACTGCCCAAGGAAATCACCCAACTGAGAGGTTTACAAGAGTTAAATTTGTCATACAACCATATCAATGCATTGCCGCTTGACTGGCAAACGCTTACTCAACTCAAAAAGCTGCATCTATACAACAACAATTTAAGCAACCTGCCTGACTCTATTGGGTACTTGGCGCGGCTCAAAATATTGCGTGTGCAAAACAATGTCCTTCGGGGAGTACCTGCGTCTTTGGGCAAACTTCAGCAACTCGAAGAATTGAGTATACAAAATAATCAAATTCAACAACTTCCTGCGTCTTTGGGGCATTTGCCATCGCTCAAAAGGCTCAATGTAAACGATAACTTGCTCACTTATTTGCCAGACAGTTTTCAAAACCTGGTCAATCTTGAGCATCTCTACTTGAGAGGGAACCAGTTATCGAAAAAAAACAGGGAAACCATCCAAGGTTGGTTCCCCCATATATCTATTCATTTTTAA
- a CDS encoding glycosyltransferase family 4 protein produces the protein MTRSTPTQLRILWLTENYYPNKGGMAQSCDRIVHHLRADGVLVDVVHFTNHLTKTKVVSVQNGKNIAFAMHPDVSHSLNLVWSFIENYNQELAQAQSPAITHLVAFGGQVPMLAAPIFAAWLRLPYVVLLRGNDFDTGIFSPKRQEILKNALLNAAHICVVSKDKMDKIKGLFSQARVSHIANGIDLNEWQLLASDKKKAQEWRNTHVTQVSTRKVWGMFGHLKSKKGVLFFLEALKLSGKLPQVHLLIIGDMTEAVAKFLEANTDILHYTHYPFMERYALLPYYAACDLVAIPSYYDGLPNVMMEAGGLGMPFIAAKAGGMGDFLEEGVHGHLFHPGNLDQCREAINQMFTLSADELQKMGANCKQMVQTQLNHHDETANYRQMFENTLSLQKKASDD, from the coding sequence CTACCCCAACAAAGGAGGAATGGCTCAGTCTTGCGACCGCATCGTGCACCATTTGCGTGCCGACGGGGTATTGGTAGATGTAGTGCATTTTACCAACCACCTGACCAAAACCAAGGTAGTAAGCGTGCAAAACGGTAAAAATATTGCATTTGCTATGCACCCCGACGTGTCGCACAGTTTGAACCTGGTCTGGTCATTTATAGAAAACTACAACCAGGAACTCGCCCAGGCACAAAGCCCTGCTATTACCCATTTGGTAGCTTTTGGTGGACAAGTGCCTATGTTGGCCGCTCCTATATTTGCCGCCTGGCTTCGGTTACCCTACGTAGTATTGCTGCGCGGCAACGACTTTGATACGGGTATATTTTCACCCAAAAGGCAAGAGATATTAAAAAACGCCCTCCTCAATGCCGCCCATATTTGTGTAGTAAGCAAAGACAAAATGGACAAAATCAAAGGCTTATTTTCTCAGGCTAGAGTAAGCCATATTGCCAACGGCATAGACCTTAACGAATGGCAATTGCTTGCCTCAGACAAGAAAAAAGCCCAAGAATGGCGTAACACCCATGTAACCCAAGTCAGTACTCGAAAGGTGTGGGGAATGTTTGGGCATTTAAAATCAAAGAAAGGCGTATTGTTTTTTTTAGAAGCGCTCAAGCTATCAGGTAAACTGCCACAAGTGCATTTGCTTATTATAGGAGATATGACAGAAGCTGTAGCGAAGTTTCTGGAGGCAAACACTGACATATTACACTATACGCACTACCCGTTTATGGAACGATACGCTTTGTTGCCTTACTATGCTGCCTGCGACCTGGTGGCTATTCCTTCGTATTATGATGGTTTGCCCAATGTAATGATGGAAGCTGGAGGATTGGGAATGCCTTTTATTGCTGCCAAAGCCGGAGGAATGGGCGATTTTCTGGAAGAAGGGGTACATGGGCATTTATTTCACCCTGGCAACTTAGACCAATGCCGCGAGGCCATCAACCAAATGTTTACCTTGTCGGCAGATGAGTTACAAAAAATGGGGGCAAACTGTAAGCAAATGGTACAAACTCAGTTGAACCACCACGATGAAACTGCCAATTATCGACAGATGTTTGAAAATACCCTATCATTACAAAAAAAGGCTTCTGATGATTGA
- a CDS encoding SHOCT domain-containing protein, with amino-acid sequence MADKSTQADRVIDNHILWSMGAGALPIPIVDVAAVTAIQLNMLKELCLIYDVDYSDGFGKNLISSIVGAGVAKVGASAVKTIPVVGALLGGVPMVVLSGASTYALGQVFKSQLQVTTVLSKFDMSGAKEMYKDAFEKGKQYVKDLRDRVGFGEKPGTPEADDNKGDQTDGKKDSDNSADSKQTTGDDAVFEKLRILGDLRDKGILTEDEFQQKKQKILAQL; translated from the coding sequence ATGGCAGATAAATCGACACAAGCAGACAGAGTGATAGATAACCATATTTTATGGTCTATGGGGGCAGGTGCGTTACCTATTCCTATAGTAGACGTAGCCGCTGTAACTGCGATTCAATTGAATATGCTCAAGGAACTTTGTCTTATATATGATGTGGACTATTCTGATGGATTTGGAAAAAACCTGATCTCGTCAATTGTAGGTGCAGGAGTGGCAAAAGTGGGAGCCAGTGCAGTGAAAACTATCCCAGTGGTGGGAGCTTTGCTTGGTGGAGTGCCTATGGTAGTATTATCAGGAGCCTCTACTTACGCTTTGGGGCAAGTGTTTAAATCTCAGCTCCAGGTAACAACCGTGCTTTCTAAATTTGACATGAGCGGCGCTAAAGAAATGTACAAGGATGCCTTTGAAAAAGGAAAACAATATGTGAAAGATTTGAGGGATAGGGTAGGGTTTGGTGAAAAACCAGGCACCCCTGAAGCAGATGACAACAAAGGTGACCAGACAGATGGCAAAAAGGACAGCGATAACAGTGCTGACAGCAAGCAAACCACTGGAGATGATGCCGTTTTTGAAAAACTGAGAATCTTGGGCGACTTGCGCGACAAGGGCATTCTGACCGAAGACGAATTTCAACAAAAGAAACAAAAGATTTTGGCTCAATTGTAG
- a CDS encoding RNA polymerase sigma factor, which produces MSVSKNKGKGLSDEECWQRCCQGDEKAFFYIHERYRVQLFGIAYAMTKKEDVAQDILQEVFVKIHQKSKENYQVQSIKGLLIDMTKKLSLNAISKAKREQEVFAEYKQGQKNVAVNDGAYNIKKKEFFGRLKKVLSPTQLRILNQKQLGYSQKEMAEKNNSKVTTVKTHLRDAKKNIKDIKKEIF; this is translated from the coding sequence ATGTCGGTAAGTAAAAATAAGGGCAAGGGTTTGTCGGATGAAGAGTGCTGGCAAAGGTGCTGCCAGGGCGATGAAAAAGCCTTTTTTTACATTCATGAACGCTACCGGGTACAGTTATTCGGTATTGCTTATGCCATGACTAAAAAAGAAGATGTAGCGCAGGATATTTTACAAGAGGTTTTTGTAAAAATTCACCAGAAAAGTAAAGAAAACTATCAGGTGCAAAGCATTAAAGGTCTGTTGATAGACATGACCAAAAAACTAAGCCTGAACGCTATAAGTAAGGCAAAAAGAGAGCAAGAGGTTTTTGCAGAATACAAGCAAGGACAAAAAAATGTGGCAGTGAATGATGGTGCTTATAATATTAAGAAAAAAGAGTTTTTTGGCAGACTCAAAAAAGTATTGAGCCCCACCCAACTAAGGATATTAAACCAGAAGCAATTGGGCTATTCTCAAAAAGAGATGGCAGAAAAGAACAATAGTAAGGTAACTACTGTAAAAACGCACCTGAGAGACGCTAAAAAGAATATCAAGGATATTAAAAAAGAAATTTTCTAA